ATCCGAAACTTAGACATGGAATATTAAACAATGCACGTGATGATATTTTGAAAAACTATGATTTAAGATCCCGTGCAAAACAGTGGGATGAAATTTTTAAGAGGGTGTCCTGATAAAAAAGTTTTTTATTAATGGAAAATTGATATTATTTCGTAAATTGTTTTAATTTCTTAAATAAAAGTTATATACTAATAAAATTTATAATGGAGGTAATAAATTTAATGTACTTGTTAAAGATAGGGATACATATAAGTTTACTACTGCAGGTGCATTATTTTTTACAGAGAATCCTAATAAATTTGATGGAATAGATGTAGGGGTTAAGCTTGCTCGTTTTGATGGAACTGATAAAACGATATTCATTGATAAAGCTACTTTGAATGGTTCTTTATTAAAAATATTAAATGAAATTGAATCTTTTTTTAAAAGAAACACTAGATATGCTACAAAAATTATCGGTTTTGAAAGGTATGATATACCGGAATATCCATACGATGCTGTAAGAGAAGCAATTATTAATGCAATTGCTCATAGGGATTATGAAATTAAGGGAACTGATGTAACATTTTTTATTTATGATGATAGAATTGAAATTATTAGTCCGGGGAATTTAAAGTTTCCATTAACCTTGAATAATCTAGAGGATGGTAATTCTGTTAGGAGAAATGAAATAATCTGTAATTTGTTTCATCATACAAAGTATATGGAGCAATATGGAACTGGAATTGAAAGAATTAAGACAAAAATGATTGAACATGGCCTGCCTGCACCTAAATTTGAATTGAATGGAAATTTTTTTAAAGTAATATTATATGGGCCTGGAGAAAATATTCTTAAATTACAAGATTCAGTTCATGCTAATAAAATAGATCTTAAAAAATATGATTTAAATGATAGACAATATAAACTTTTAGAAATACTTTCTCAAAATAATGAAAATATTACAAATAAAGAATATAGAGAATTATTTGAAGTATCAAGATCCACAGCAGCAAGAGATTTAAGAAGATTGGTTGAATTAAATTTGATTCAAAAATATGAGATCAGTGGCAAAGAAGTTATTTATTCAATTAAATAATTCTTAGGAATGATATGTTGATTAAAGTAAAATGTTTGTTTATTATTTTTAAGTTTCTTTAAGTATCTGTAACATGATACACTCATGACACACTTAAATATTTTTTTTAAGTTTTATTATATTTGAATGGAGCTTTTATTATTGTGTGTTGTGTTGTGTTTTTTATTATTTTTTTGAAGTTTTCTTTCAGTATTTGTGTGTGTCCTATGCATGACACACTTAAATATTTTTTTTAAGTTTTATTATATTTGAATGGAGCTTTTATTATTGTGTGTTGTGTTGTGTTTTTTATTATTTTTTTGAAGTTTTCTTTTAGTATTTCACTTTGATGAATCATGACACACTAAAATTCAAATCTTTTTTTTCAATCTCTGTTTTATATTTTTAGTTTTATACTTAAACCAGCCTTTTGTAGTTTGCAGATTAGCTATCTGCTGGGTTTTATGAGCCAATT
This genomic stretch from Methanobrevibacter smithii ATCC 35061 harbors:
- a CDS encoding ATP-binding protein, whose product is MNGSLLKILNEIESFFKRNTRYATKIIGFERYDIPEYPYDAVREAIINAIAHRDYEIKGTDVTFFIYDDRIEIISPGNLKFPLTLNNLEDGNSVRRNEIICNLFHHTKYMEQYGTGIERIKTKMIEHGLPAPKFELNGNFFKVILYGPGENILKLQDSVHANKIDLKKYDLNDRQYKLLEILSQNNENITNKEYRELFEVSRSTAARDLRRLVELNLIQKYEISGKEVIYSIK